A genomic stretch from Campylobacter lari subsp. concheus includes:
- a CDS encoding threonine/serine exporter family protein → MQKPSIQNLTDFLIEYISVFLSAGTYTARVAKCVGRIANAYGYEINMNFFFHHTTLNIFDKNDNSIQRTYIIPNKHNHINFKLILELSALSWQIHDHKYNLEEAKFSLLKLKQSTKNPFLANLFLVSVANSAFCKLFGGDFYGCLFVFLATLVGFSLRILLTRIKIDLRIQYIICSFLSSFIVFFGVDLKLVQEANVALGSSILYLIPGVYFINSVIDILKDHILMGLSRIISVAILVCCIAIGIYTTLSINDFGILR, encoded by the coding sequence ATGCAAAAGCCATCTATTCAAAATTTAACGGATTTTTTAATCGAATACATTAGTGTTTTTTTAAGCGCTGGAACCTACACAGCAAGAGTGGCAAAGTGCGTTGGAAGAATAGCTAATGCATATGGTTATGAGATTAATATGAATTTTTTCTTTCACCATACCACACTAAATATTTTTGATAAAAATGATAATTCCATACAAAGAACCTATATCATACCTAATAAGCACAATCATATTAATTTTAAACTGATTTTAGAACTAAGTGCGTTAAGTTGGCAAATTCATGATCATAAATACAACCTAGAAGAAGCTAAATTTTCTCTTTTAAAACTCAAACAAAGCACAAAAAATCCTTTTTTAGCTAATTTATTTTTAGTTTCAGTGGCAAACTCAGCATTTTGCAAGCTATTTGGAGGGGATTTTTATGGCTGTTTATTTGTATTTTTAGCTACTTTAGTAGGTTTTAGCTTAAGAATTTTACTCACTAGAATAAAAATTGATTTAAGAATTCAATACATTATTTGTTCTTTTTTATCCTCTTTTATTGTATTTTTTGGGGTGGATTTAAAGCTTGTGCAAGAAGCTAATGTTGCTTTGGGTTCTAGTATATTGTATTTAATTCCTGGGGTTTATTTTATAAACTCCGTTATAGACATTTTAAAAGATCATATACTTATGGGACTTAGTCGTATTATTAGTGTGGCGATATTAGTATGCTGTATTGCCATTGGAATTTATACTACTCTTAGTATTAATGATTTTGGGATTTTAAGATGA
- a CDS encoding threonine/serine exporter family protein — translation MIDYSSILWDMFFAALTGFGFAYVCNPPFKTLILSAILAAIAHGMRFTLMGYFGFQTLAIATFIASFSIGCLGLFLAKIFKTPAEIIAFPALIPMIPGIYAYKAILYLISFIRSEDISEKTNFLIQFFDHFFTTLSVTLALAVGVSVTLLLFFEQSFMMTRSIKKSKNHDQN, via the coding sequence ATGATTGATTATTCTTCTATACTTTGGGATATGTTTTTTGCAGCTTTAACAGGTTTTGGTTTTGCTTATGTGTGCAATCCGCCCTTTAAAACGCTCATACTCTCAGCCATATTGGCTGCTATAGCTCATGGTATGCGCTTTACCCTGATGGGATATTTTGGTTTTCAAACCTTGGCTATTGCAACTTTTATAGCTTCTTTTAGCATAGGCTGTCTTGGTTTGTTTTTAGCTAAGATTTTTAAAACACCTGCTGAAATCATAGCTTTTCCTGCTCTCATTCCTATGATACCTGGAATTTATGCATATAAAGCCATATTGTATTTGATTTCTTTTATACGCTCGGAGGATATTAGCGAAAAGACCAATTTCTTGATTCAATTTTTCGATCATTTTTTTACAACACTTTCAGTAACATTAGCCTTAGCAGTAGGAGTAAGTGTAACTTTGCTTTTGTTTTTTGAGCAAAGCTTTATGATGACAAGAAGTATTAAAAAAAGTAAAAATCACGATCAAAATTAA